A window of Ananas comosus cultivar F153 linkage group 4, ASM154086v1, whole genome shotgun sequence contains these coding sequences:
- the LOC109708868 gene encoding cleavage stimulation factor subunit 77 isoform X3, whose product MAEELKGGSGGTTDIYNVEAAEILANEALLLPISEAAPIYEKLLSTFPTAAKYWKQYVEAYMAVNNDEATKQIFSRCLLNCLQISLWRCYIRFIRKVNEKKGTDGLEETKKAFDFLLSYVGSDIASGPIWMEYITFLKSMPATTVQIESQRMTSVRKVYQKAIVIPTHHVEQLWKEYESFENSVSRALAKGLLSEYQSKFNSAKAVYRERKKYIDDIDWNMLAIPPTGSSKEEQQCMAWKRLIAFEKGNPQRIDATSANRRVTFTYEQCLMYLYHYPDIWYDYATWHAKTGSVDSAVKVFQRALKALPDSELLRYAYAELEESRGAIQSAKKIYESLLANSVNVTSLTHIQFIRFLRRTEGIEAAKKYFLDARKSPSCTYHVFVAYATMAFCLDKDAKMAHSVFEAGLNKFMHEPGYILEYADFLCRLNDDRNVRALFERALSILPPEESVEVWKRFTQFEQTYGDLSSMLKVEQRRKEALSRTAEDGSSALENTLYDVVSRYSFMDLWPCSSKDLDHLAQQEWLAKNMNKVDKPTLQNGSSALGSEKAPVGLATNNKVSPPSTKVVLPDTSRMVVYDPRQTKGPEFSAPSSVNSSTSTLALLGAGTGTTQGIDEILKVLSPPLVAFITQLPSVKGPSPDLDVVLSILLQSSIPVGNIGKPASSSQQVLTGPVPSTSDISGSSWSRLNQNGSANRLRRDGQLGKRKDLERQEEDDTTTVQSRPLPQDVFRLRQIRKSRGVSNPQTGSAASGGSAFSWEQSISTD is encoded by the exons ATGGCCGAGGAGTTAAAG GGTGGGAGTGGCGGGACTACCGATATCTATAATGTCGAAGCTGCTGAAATTCTTGCAAATGAAGCGTTG CTTCTTCCGATATCTGAGGCGGCGCCGATTTATGAGAAGCTTCTTTCGACCTTCCCGACGGCT GCCAAGTATTGGAAGCAGTATGTGGAGGCATATATGGCTGTAAACAATGACGAAGCCACAAAGCAGATATTTAGCCGGTGCTTATTGAATTGCCTTCAGATTTCTCTTTG GCGCTGTTACATTCGCTTCATCAGAAAAGTGAATGAAAAGAAGGGAACTGATGGTCTTGAAGAAACCAAGAAGGCTTTTGATTTTTTGCTGAGCTACGTTG GCTCTGACATTGCATCTGGACCCATTTGGATGGAATACATTACTTTCTTGAAATCGATGCCG GCTACAACAGTTCAGATAGAATCGCAGCGCATGACGTCTGTGCGGAAAGTATACCAAAAAGCAATTGTCATTCCGACTCATCATGTTGAACAGCTGTGGAAGGAATATGAGAGTTTTGAGAACTCTGTTAGCCGTGCATTG GCAAAAGGTCTATTATCTGAGTATCAATCAAAGTTTAATAGCGCTAAAGCTGTGTATAGAGAGCGAAAGAAATACATTGATGATATTGATTGGAACATGCTTGCCATTCCCCCAACTGGTTCTTCCAAG GAAGAGCAGCAATGCATGGCATGGAAAAGACTTATAGCCTTTGAAAA AGGGAACCCACAAAGGATCGATGCAACATCTGCTAATAGGAGGGTCACCTTTACCTATGAGCAG TGCCTGATGTATCTCTATCATTACCCTGATATATGGTATGACTATGCTACCTGGCATGCAAAGACTGGTTCTGTGGATTCTGCTGTTAAAGTATTTCAGCGAGCTTTAAAGGCACTTCCTG ATTCTGAATTATTGAGGTATGCCTATGCGGAACTGGAAGAGTCCCGAGGAGCAATTCAG TCTgcgaaaaaaatatatgagtCTCTTCTGGCCAATAGTGTCAATGTAACATCGCTCACTCACATTCAG TTCATTCGGTTCTTAAGGAGAACTGAAGGCATTGAAGCTGCTAAAAAATATTTCCTGGATGCGCGGAAGTCTCCAAGCTGCACATATCATGTGTTTGTTGCTTATGCCACAATGGCCTTTTGCCTCGACAAGGATGCAAAG ATGGCTCACAGTGTTTTTGAGGCTGGCCTAAATAAATTTATGCATGAGCCTGGATACATCCTTGA ATATGCAGATTTCTTGTGCCGTTTAAATGATGATAGAAATGTCCGTGCTCTGTTTGAGCGGGCTCTCAGCATACTGCCCCCAGAAGAGTCTGTCGAG GTGTGGAAACGCTTTACTCAGTTTGAACAGACATATGGTGATTTGTCAAGCATGTTGAAG GTTGAACAAAGGAGAAAGGAAGCTTTATCTAGGACAGCAGAGGATGGTTCATCGGCATTGGAAAACACTTTATATGATGTTGTTTCCCGCTATAGTTTTATGGATCTTTGGCCATGCTCTTCGAAAGATTTGGATCATTTGGCTCAGCAAGAG TGGCTTGCAAAGAACATGAATAAAGTTGACAAACCAACTTTGCAAAATGGAAGCAGTGCCTTAG GTTCAGAGAAGGCCCCTGTTGGACTTGCAACAAATAATAAGGTCTCACCACCATCTACAAAAGTTGTTCTTCCAGATACTTCTCGAATGGTCGTATATGATCCTAGACAGACAAAAG GTCCCGAGTTTTCAGCGCCCTCTAGCGTAAATAGTTCTACCTCCACTTTAGCTCTTCTTGGCGCTGGCACTGGAACTACACAGGGAATTGATGAGATTTTGAAAGTGCTCTCTCCTCCATTGGTTGCCTTCATCACCCAGTTGCCTTCTGTTAAAG GGCCATCACCGGATCTGGATGTAGTATTATCTATTTTGCTGCAGAGCTCCATACCGGTTGGAAACATTGGTAAACCTGCTTCTTCCTCCCAGCAAGTATTGACGGGTCCCGTCCCTAGCACTAGCGACATTTCTGGCTCCAGCTGGTCACGGTTGAATCAGAATGGATCGGCTAATCGACTTCGGAGAGATGGACAACTTGGCAAAAGAAAAGATCTTGaaa GGCAAGAGGAAGATGATACTACAACAGTGCAGAGTCGGCCGCTCCCACAAGATGTCTTCAGGCTCCGGCAGATTCGGAAATCACGAGGCGTTAGCAATCCGCAGACGGGATCTGCCGCATCTGGCGGGAGCGCCTTTTCATGGGAGCAATCCATCAGCACTGATTAG
- the LOC109708868 gene encoding cleavage stimulation factor subunit 77 isoform X1, whose protein sequence is MAEELKGGSGGTTDIYNVEAAEILANEALLLPISEAAPIYEKLLSTFPTAAKYWKQYVEAYMAVNNDEATKQIFSRCLLNCLQISLWRCYIRFIRKVNEKKGTDGLEETKKAFDFLLSYVGSDIASGPIWMEYITFLKSMPATTVQIESQRMTSVRKVYQKAIVIPTHHVEQLWKEYESFENSVSRALAKGLLSEYQSKFNSAKAVYRERKKYIDDIDWNMLAIPPTGSSKEEQQCMAWKRLIAFEKGNPQRIDATSANRRVTFTYEQCLMYLYHYPDIWYDYATWHAKTGSVDSAVKVFQRALKALPDSELLRYAYAELEESRGAIQSAKKIYESLLANSVNVTSLTHIQFIRFLRRTEGIEAAKKYFLDARKSPSCTYHVFVAYATMAFCLDKDAKMAHSVFEAGLNKFMHEPGYILEYADFLCRLNDDRNVRALFERALSILPPEESVEVWKRFTQFEQTYGDLSSMLKVEQRRKEALSRTAEDGSSALENTLYDVVSRYSFMDLWPCSSKDLDHLAQQEWLAKNMNKVDKPTLQNGSSALGSEKAPVGLATNNKVSPPSTKVVLPDTSRMVVYDPRQTKDADAFVMGLHIGPEFSAPSSVNSSTSTLALLGAGTGTTQGIDEILKVLSPPLVAFITQLPSVKGPSPDLDVVLSILLQSSIPVGNIGKPASSSQQVLTGPVPSTSDISGSSWSRLNQNGSANRLRRDGQLGKRKDLERQEEDDTTTVQSRPLPQDVFRLRQIRKSRGVSNPQTGSAASGGSAFSWEQSISTD, encoded by the exons ATGGCCGAGGAGTTAAAG GGTGGGAGTGGCGGGACTACCGATATCTATAATGTCGAAGCTGCTGAAATTCTTGCAAATGAAGCGTTG CTTCTTCCGATATCTGAGGCGGCGCCGATTTATGAGAAGCTTCTTTCGACCTTCCCGACGGCT GCCAAGTATTGGAAGCAGTATGTGGAGGCATATATGGCTGTAAACAATGACGAAGCCACAAAGCAGATATTTAGCCGGTGCTTATTGAATTGCCTTCAGATTTCTCTTTG GCGCTGTTACATTCGCTTCATCAGAAAAGTGAATGAAAAGAAGGGAACTGATGGTCTTGAAGAAACCAAGAAGGCTTTTGATTTTTTGCTGAGCTACGTTG GCTCTGACATTGCATCTGGACCCATTTGGATGGAATACATTACTTTCTTGAAATCGATGCCG GCTACAACAGTTCAGATAGAATCGCAGCGCATGACGTCTGTGCGGAAAGTATACCAAAAAGCAATTGTCATTCCGACTCATCATGTTGAACAGCTGTGGAAGGAATATGAGAGTTTTGAGAACTCTGTTAGCCGTGCATTG GCAAAAGGTCTATTATCTGAGTATCAATCAAAGTTTAATAGCGCTAAAGCTGTGTATAGAGAGCGAAAGAAATACATTGATGATATTGATTGGAACATGCTTGCCATTCCCCCAACTGGTTCTTCCAAG GAAGAGCAGCAATGCATGGCATGGAAAAGACTTATAGCCTTTGAAAA AGGGAACCCACAAAGGATCGATGCAACATCTGCTAATAGGAGGGTCACCTTTACCTATGAGCAG TGCCTGATGTATCTCTATCATTACCCTGATATATGGTATGACTATGCTACCTGGCATGCAAAGACTGGTTCTGTGGATTCTGCTGTTAAAGTATTTCAGCGAGCTTTAAAGGCACTTCCTG ATTCTGAATTATTGAGGTATGCCTATGCGGAACTGGAAGAGTCCCGAGGAGCAATTCAG TCTgcgaaaaaaatatatgagtCTCTTCTGGCCAATAGTGTCAATGTAACATCGCTCACTCACATTCAG TTCATTCGGTTCTTAAGGAGAACTGAAGGCATTGAAGCTGCTAAAAAATATTTCCTGGATGCGCGGAAGTCTCCAAGCTGCACATATCATGTGTTTGTTGCTTATGCCACAATGGCCTTTTGCCTCGACAAGGATGCAAAG ATGGCTCACAGTGTTTTTGAGGCTGGCCTAAATAAATTTATGCATGAGCCTGGATACATCCTTGA ATATGCAGATTTCTTGTGCCGTTTAAATGATGATAGAAATGTCCGTGCTCTGTTTGAGCGGGCTCTCAGCATACTGCCCCCAGAAGAGTCTGTCGAG GTGTGGAAACGCTTTACTCAGTTTGAACAGACATATGGTGATTTGTCAAGCATGTTGAAG GTTGAACAAAGGAGAAAGGAAGCTTTATCTAGGACAGCAGAGGATGGTTCATCGGCATTGGAAAACACTTTATATGATGTTGTTTCCCGCTATAGTTTTATGGATCTTTGGCCATGCTCTTCGAAAGATTTGGATCATTTGGCTCAGCAAGAG TGGCTTGCAAAGAACATGAATAAAGTTGACAAACCAACTTTGCAAAATGGAAGCAGTGCCTTAG GTTCAGAGAAGGCCCCTGTTGGACTTGCAACAAATAATAAGGTCTCACCACCATCTACAAAAGTTGTTCTTCCAGATACTTCTCGAATGGTCGTATATGATCCTAGACAGACAAAAG ATGCTGATGCTTTTGTTATGGGCCTGCATATAG GTCCCGAGTTTTCAGCGCCCTCTAGCGTAAATAGTTCTACCTCCACTTTAGCTCTTCTTGGCGCTGGCACTGGAACTACACAGGGAATTGATGAGATTTTGAAAGTGCTCTCTCCTCCATTGGTTGCCTTCATCACCCAGTTGCCTTCTGTTAAAG GGCCATCACCGGATCTGGATGTAGTATTATCTATTTTGCTGCAGAGCTCCATACCGGTTGGAAACATTGGTAAACCTGCTTCTTCCTCCCAGCAAGTATTGACGGGTCCCGTCCCTAGCACTAGCGACATTTCTGGCTCCAGCTGGTCACGGTTGAATCAGAATGGATCGGCTAATCGACTTCGGAGAGATGGACAACTTGGCAAAAGAAAAGATCTTGaaa GGCAAGAGGAAGATGATACTACAACAGTGCAGAGTCGGCCGCTCCCACAAGATGTCTTCAGGCTCCGGCAGATTCGGAAATCACGAGGCGTTAGCAATCCGCAGACGGGATCTGCCGCATCTGGCGGGAGCGCCTTTTCATGGGAGCAATCCATCAGCACTGATTAG
- the LOC109708868 gene encoding cleavage stimulation factor subunit 77 isoform X5 has protein sequence MTSVRKVYQKAIVIPTHHVEQLWKEYESFENSVSRALAKGLLSEYQSKFNSAKAVYRERKKYIDDIDWNMLAIPPTGSSKEEQQCMAWKRLIAFEKGNPQRIDATSANRRVTFTYEQCLMYLYHYPDIWYDYATWHAKTGSVDSAVKVFQRALKALPDSELLRYAYAELEESRGAIQSAKKIYESLLANSVNVTSLTHIQFIRFLRRTEGIEAAKKYFLDARKSPSCTYHVFVAYATMAFCLDKDAKMAHSVFEAGLNKFMHEPGYILEYADFLCRLNDDRNVRALFERALSILPPEESVEVWKRFTQFEQTYGDLSSMLKVEQRRKEALSRTAEDGSSALENTLYDVVSRYSFMDLWPCSSKDLDHLAQQEWLAKNMNKVDKPTLQNGSSALGSEKAPVGLATNNKVSPPSTKVVLPDTSRMVVYDPRQTKDADAFVMGLHIGPEFSAPSSVNSSTSTLALLGAGTGTTQGIDEILKVLSPPLVAFITQLPSVKGPSPDLDVVLSILLQSSIPVGNIGKPASSSQQVLTGPVPSTSDISGSSWSRLNQNGSANRLRRDGQLGKRKDLERQEEDDTTTVQSRPLPQDVFRLRQIRKSRGVSNPQTGSAASGGSAFSWEQSISTD, from the exons ATGACGTCTGTGCGGAAAGTATACCAAAAAGCAATTGTCATTCCGACTCATCATGTTGAACAGCTGTGGAAGGAATATGAGAGTTTTGAGAACTCTGTTAGCCGTGCATTG GCAAAAGGTCTATTATCTGAGTATCAATCAAAGTTTAATAGCGCTAAAGCTGTGTATAGAGAGCGAAAGAAATACATTGATGATATTGATTGGAACATGCTTGCCATTCCCCCAACTGGTTCTTCCAAG GAAGAGCAGCAATGCATGGCATGGAAAAGACTTATAGCCTTTGAAAA AGGGAACCCACAAAGGATCGATGCAACATCTGCTAATAGGAGGGTCACCTTTACCTATGAGCAG TGCCTGATGTATCTCTATCATTACCCTGATATATGGTATGACTATGCTACCTGGCATGCAAAGACTGGTTCTGTGGATTCTGCTGTTAAAGTATTTCAGCGAGCTTTAAAGGCACTTCCTG ATTCTGAATTATTGAGGTATGCCTATGCGGAACTGGAAGAGTCCCGAGGAGCAATTCAG TCTgcgaaaaaaatatatgagtCTCTTCTGGCCAATAGTGTCAATGTAACATCGCTCACTCACATTCAG TTCATTCGGTTCTTAAGGAGAACTGAAGGCATTGAAGCTGCTAAAAAATATTTCCTGGATGCGCGGAAGTCTCCAAGCTGCACATATCATGTGTTTGTTGCTTATGCCACAATGGCCTTTTGCCTCGACAAGGATGCAAAG ATGGCTCACAGTGTTTTTGAGGCTGGCCTAAATAAATTTATGCATGAGCCTGGATACATCCTTGA ATATGCAGATTTCTTGTGCCGTTTAAATGATGATAGAAATGTCCGTGCTCTGTTTGAGCGGGCTCTCAGCATACTGCCCCCAGAAGAGTCTGTCGAG GTGTGGAAACGCTTTACTCAGTTTGAACAGACATATGGTGATTTGTCAAGCATGTTGAAG GTTGAACAAAGGAGAAAGGAAGCTTTATCTAGGACAGCAGAGGATGGTTCATCGGCATTGGAAAACACTTTATATGATGTTGTTTCCCGCTATAGTTTTATGGATCTTTGGCCATGCTCTTCGAAAGATTTGGATCATTTGGCTCAGCAAGAG TGGCTTGCAAAGAACATGAATAAAGTTGACAAACCAACTTTGCAAAATGGAAGCAGTGCCTTAG GTTCAGAGAAGGCCCCTGTTGGACTTGCAACAAATAATAAGGTCTCACCACCATCTACAAAAGTTGTTCTTCCAGATACTTCTCGAATGGTCGTATATGATCCTAGACAGACAAAAG ATGCTGATGCTTTTGTTATGGGCCTGCATATAG GTCCCGAGTTTTCAGCGCCCTCTAGCGTAAATAGTTCTACCTCCACTTTAGCTCTTCTTGGCGCTGGCACTGGAACTACACAGGGAATTGATGAGATTTTGAAAGTGCTCTCTCCTCCATTGGTTGCCTTCATCACCCAGTTGCCTTCTGTTAAAG GGCCATCACCGGATCTGGATGTAGTATTATCTATTTTGCTGCAGAGCTCCATACCGGTTGGAAACATTGGTAAACCTGCTTCTTCCTCCCAGCAAGTATTGACGGGTCCCGTCCCTAGCACTAGCGACATTTCTGGCTCCAGCTGGTCACGGTTGAATCAGAATGGATCGGCTAATCGACTTCGGAGAGATGGACAACTTGGCAAAAGAAAAGATCTTGaaa GGCAAGAGGAAGATGATACTACAACAGTGCAGAGTCGGCCGCTCCCACAAGATGTCTTCAGGCTCCGGCAGATTCGGAAATCACGAGGCGTTAGCAATCCGCAGACGGGATCTGCCGCATCTGGCGGGAGCGCCTTTTCATGGGAGCAATCCATCAGCACTGATTAG
- the LOC109708868 gene encoding cleavage stimulation factor subunit 77 isoform X4 — protein sequence MAEELKGGSGGTTDIYNVEAAEILANEALLLPISEAAPIYEKLLSTFPTAAKYWKQYVEAYMAVNNDEATKQIFSRCLLNCLQISLWRCYIRFIRKVNEKKGTDGLEETKKAFDFLLSYVGSDIASGPIWMEYITFLKSMPATTVQIESQRMTSVRKVYQKAIVIPTHHVEQLWKEYESFENSVSRALAKGLLSEYQSKFNSAKAVYRERKKYIDDIDWNMLAIPPTGSSKEEQQCMAWKRLIAFEKGNPQRIDATSANRRVTFTYEQCLMYLYHYPDIWYDYATWHAKTGSVDSAVKVFQRALKALPDSELLRYAYAELEESRGAIQSAKKIYESLLANSVNVTSLTHIQFIRFLRRTEGIEAAKKYFLDARKSPSCTYHVFVAYATMAFCLDKDAKMAHSVFEAGLNKFMHEPGYILEYADFLCRLNDDRNVRALFERALSILPPEESVEVWKRFTQFEQTYGDLSSMLKVEQRRKEALSRTAEDGSSALENTLYDVVSRYSFMDLWPCSSKDLDHLAQQEWLAKNMNKVDKPTLQNGSSALEKAPVGLATNNKVSPPSTKVVLPDTSRMVVYDPRQTKGPEFSAPSSVNSSTSTLALLGAGTGTTQGIDEILKVLSPPLVAFITQLPSVKGPSPDLDVVLSILLQSSIPVGNIGKPASSSQQVLTGPVPSTSDISGSSWSRLNQNGSANRLRRDGQLGKRKDLERQEEDDTTTVQSRPLPQDVFRLRQIRKSRGVSNPQTGSAASGGSAFSWEQSISTD from the exons ATGGCCGAGGAGTTAAAG GGTGGGAGTGGCGGGACTACCGATATCTATAATGTCGAAGCTGCTGAAATTCTTGCAAATGAAGCGTTG CTTCTTCCGATATCTGAGGCGGCGCCGATTTATGAGAAGCTTCTTTCGACCTTCCCGACGGCT GCCAAGTATTGGAAGCAGTATGTGGAGGCATATATGGCTGTAAACAATGACGAAGCCACAAAGCAGATATTTAGCCGGTGCTTATTGAATTGCCTTCAGATTTCTCTTTG GCGCTGTTACATTCGCTTCATCAGAAAAGTGAATGAAAAGAAGGGAACTGATGGTCTTGAAGAAACCAAGAAGGCTTTTGATTTTTTGCTGAGCTACGTTG GCTCTGACATTGCATCTGGACCCATTTGGATGGAATACATTACTTTCTTGAAATCGATGCCG GCTACAACAGTTCAGATAGAATCGCAGCGCATGACGTCTGTGCGGAAAGTATACCAAAAAGCAATTGTCATTCCGACTCATCATGTTGAACAGCTGTGGAAGGAATATGAGAGTTTTGAGAACTCTGTTAGCCGTGCATTG GCAAAAGGTCTATTATCTGAGTATCAATCAAAGTTTAATAGCGCTAAAGCTGTGTATAGAGAGCGAAAGAAATACATTGATGATATTGATTGGAACATGCTTGCCATTCCCCCAACTGGTTCTTCCAAG GAAGAGCAGCAATGCATGGCATGGAAAAGACTTATAGCCTTTGAAAA AGGGAACCCACAAAGGATCGATGCAACATCTGCTAATAGGAGGGTCACCTTTACCTATGAGCAG TGCCTGATGTATCTCTATCATTACCCTGATATATGGTATGACTATGCTACCTGGCATGCAAAGACTGGTTCTGTGGATTCTGCTGTTAAAGTATTTCAGCGAGCTTTAAAGGCACTTCCTG ATTCTGAATTATTGAGGTATGCCTATGCGGAACTGGAAGAGTCCCGAGGAGCAATTCAG TCTgcgaaaaaaatatatgagtCTCTTCTGGCCAATAGTGTCAATGTAACATCGCTCACTCACATTCAG TTCATTCGGTTCTTAAGGAGAACTGAAGGCATTGAAGCTGCTAAAAAATATTTCCTGGATGCGCGGAAGTCTCCAAGCTGCACATATCATGTGTTTGTTGCTTATGCCACAATGGCCTTTTGCCTCGACAAGGATGCAAAG ATGGCTCACAGTGTTTTTGAGGCTGGCCTAAATAAATTTATGCATGAGCCTGGATACATCCTTGA ATATGCAGATTTCTTGTGCCGTTTAAATGATGATAGAAATGTCCGTGCTCTGTTTGAGCGGGCTCTCAGCATACTGCCCCCAGAAGAGTCTGTCGAG GTGTGGAAACGCTTTACTCAGTTTGAACAGACATATGGTGATTTGTCAAGCATGTTGAAG GTTGAACAAAGGAGAAAGGAAGCTTTATCTAGGACAGCAGAGGATGGTTCATCGGCATTGGAAAACACTTTATATGATGTTGTTTCCCGCTATAGTTTTATGGATCTTTGGCCATGCTCTTCGAAAGATTTGGATCATTTGGCTCAGCAAGAG TGGCTTGCAAAGAACATGAATAAAGTTGACAAACCAACTTTGCAAAATGGAAGCAGTGCCTTAG AGAAGGCCCCTGTTGGACTTGCAACAAATAATAAGGTCTCACCACCATCTACAAAAGTTGTTCTTCCAGATACTTCTCGAATGGTCGTATATGATCCTAGACAGACAAAAG GTCCCGAGTTTTCAGCGCCCTCTAGCGTAAATAGTTCTACCTCCACTTTAGCTCTTCTTGGCGCTGGCACTGGAACTACACAGGGAATTGATGAGATTTTGAAAGTGCTCTCTCCTCCATTGGTTGCCTTCATCACCCAGTTGCCTTCTGTTAAAG GGCCATCACCGGATCTGGATGTAGTATTATCTATTTTGCTGCAGAGCTCCATACCGGTTGGAAACATTGGTAAACCTGCTTCTTCCTCCCAGCAAGTATTGACGGGTCCCGTCCCTAGCACTAGCGACATTTCTGGCTCCAGCTGGTCACGGTTGAATCAGAATGGATCGGCTAATCGACTTCGGAGAGATGGACAACTTGGCAAAAGAAAAGATCTTGaaa GGCAAGAGGAAGATGATACTACAACAGTGCAGAGTCGGCCGCTCCCACAAGATGTCTTCAGGCTCCGGCAGATTCGGAAATCACGAGGCGTTAGCAATCCGCAGACGGGATCTGCCGCATCTGGCGGGAGCGCCTTTTCATGGGAGCAATCCATCAGCACTGATTAG